The genomic region GACTTGGTAGCCGGTGTTGGTCGGCGGTGCCGACGCGAGCCAAAAAGGATTGGGAGCAGTAATGCCGGCGAAGTTGCAATGCAGATCCGTCATGACGACCTCAGATTTTCGTGTGTTTGAGAAAACGATCGATACCGCGCGCGGCGTCGCGACCGTGGGCGACGGCGTTGACGACTTCTTTGCCGCCGTTCACACAATCGCCGCCGGCAAAGTATTGTGGGCGGCTGGCCTGGAAGTCGGCGTTCACCAAGACTTTATCGCGCTCGAGTGCCAAATCGAGCGCGGCAAACAGTTCCCGCTGCTTTTCCTGTCCGGTCGCGCAAATGACTTGATCGCATGCCGTGACGAATTCCGAACCGGCCACTGCGTGGACCGCGCTCGCGCGCCCGTGGCCGTCGATCGTATTGCGCACCCAACGCACGCCCGTGACACAGTCGGTGCCGAGGATCGCGACCGGCGAGGTCAGGTACTCGAAACGAACGCCGTGCCGTTGCGCCAATTCCACTTCGAATGTATAGGCGCTTTGGTCAGCTGCAGTGCGTCGATACGCCAGCTGCACCTCGGCGCCGAGCTTGGCCGCTTCAACTGCGGCGTCAATCGCGGTATTGCCGGCGCCGATCACGACGACGCGCCGCCCCACCGCGATGCGCTGGGCCTGTTCGCGCAGCCGATAGATGAATTCCGCCGCGCCGACGACGCCGGGCAGCGTCTCGCCGGGGATGCCTAAACGGCGCGAGGCGCTTAAGCCGATACCTAAGAAGATAGCAGCGAAGTCCAATTCCAGGGTGGCGATCGCGGCGGCAGTGAGACGGGTGTTGGTGCGGATCTCGAAACCGATCTGCGCCAGATACGCGACTTCCGCGCGGGATTCCTCGTTGGAATATTTGTACGGCGCGACGCCGTAAGCGTTGAGTCCGCCGGCCTCCGCGCTCGCTTCAAACACGACCGGTTCATAGCCCAACACGCAGAGTTCATGCGCGCACGCCAGTCCCGCCGGCCCCCCGCCGACGATGGCGACGCGCTGACCGGTCGGCCGCCCTTTAGTAAAGAAACGCGTTTGCTGCGTGATCGCCAGATTGGTGGCATAGCCTTGCAAACGGCCAATCTCGATCGGTTGTCGATTGAGTGCGTTGTAGACGCATGCGCCTTCGCAGAGCACTTCGGTCGGACAGACATCGGCACACGAGCGACCCAAGATGTTTTGAGTGAAGATCGTCTTCGCCGCGTTCATCGCATCGCCGCTCATGATTTGGCGTATAAACATCGGGATATCGATACCGGTGGGACAGGCCTGCACGCAGGGGGCATCGTGGCAAAAGAGACAACGCGACGCCTCAAAATGCGCGGCACGCGCGCTCAGGCGCGGTTTCTGCTTGGCAAAGGCCGCCTGCAAGACATCGTCGGGCGGGATCGACAACAAGGTAGCGTCAGACATGGGCCGCAACCAATCATGAATGCGGGGCAAATGCAATTGGGTTCGCCGCAGCGTTCGCACTCACGCCGCGGCGGCATCCCAACGACCACGTTTCGCCACGATCCGCGGGAGATCCCCCCGACAACGGCGCAACAACGCGTGTCCTTCCTCGGCGTGGCGGCTGTCATCGGGCACGGCGAGTGGCGCAAACGGCGGCGCTGCGGCATCTCGCGCGGCCAATTCCGTGGCCGATCCGAACAGCGCCCAATAGCAACCGCGCTGGACATACGCGGTCACAACGTCGAGCCGATAGCGGGCCACCTCTTCCGCCAGGGCAAGCGACGCGGACACGACGCCGCGCAACCAACTTCGCTCGGCCGCGGAAAGCCCATCTTCCGGCGCTGCGAGACGCGAACAGGCGGCGTCGGCCAACAGTTCGTGCGACAGCATGAAACAGTCCCAAATAAAAATACCTTGGTGGGACGAGCCATCGATCAACGCATCGGCCGGTCGCGGCGCAGTGCCGTTGCGGACCGTCTCCCGCGCCACAAATCGCGCCACGTCGGCGCGAAATCCGCTGATGCTGCTTTCCAACGCCGCCGCGGCGGCCTGCAGCGCATCGAGCGCGCGCGGATGATCCAATGCGAGCAGCAGCAGGCCACTCGCGACCGCGCGCGTCCCTTCGCGAAACCCGATCCGTCCACGGTGCCGAGCCATCCAACTGGTCTCCGGAACGGTCCGGAGATGGGCATCCGTCAAGCGATCCCGCAACGCATAATTCCCATCGCGATCCGCACAGGCCACGGCCACGCGCGTCCAATTATCCCACCGCCGCCACGGCCATACGTGGTGCGGGAGGACCAAACAGCGCGCGGCCAGCGACCAGAGGCCGCGCAGCGGAGCGGCGGCCTCCGCCGACAGCGAGCGAACGAGGGGCCGCGTGCTCGACGCAGTCGATCCCACATTCCCCGCAACTGGCGGCGCATAGTGCCGCAGATCGAGGACCTGCGGCTCGATGTCAAAATAATTCAAGCGCGCTCGCACTTCCGTGCCGCTATGCTGCGGGAAGTGCCGATGCGCCTCGCCCGGTCGCGGTCCGCGATACAGTAATGGTGATGTCGCTCGCATTTACTCTCTCTATCGACGACACGAGGAAAAAAGTTGCGTGCAGGATGCTCACGCCGGACGCGCAATGCGGTCCGGATCGGGCGCGAGTGGCACTTGGAGCGCCGCCCACGCGGCTTCGCACAACTCGCGAATGCCGGCGCCGGTCGCGGCGGAGATGACCATCACGCGATGCCCGGCGGCGATGAGCGCGAGTTGCACCTCCGCCATCGCGGCCACGACCTCG from Deltaproteobacteria bacterium harbors:
- a CDS encoding FAD-dependent oxidoreductase; the protein is MSDATLLSIPPDDVLQAAFAKQKPRLSARAAHFEASRCLFCHDAPCVQACPTGIDIPMFIRQIMSGDAMNAAKTIFTQNILGRSCADVCPTEVLCEGACVYNALNRQPIEIGRLQGYATNLAITQQTRFFTKGRPTGQRVAIVGGGPAGLACAHELCVLGYEPVVFEASAEAGGLNAYGVAPYKYSNEESRAEVAYLAQIGFEIRTNTRLTAAAIATLELDFAAIFLGIGLSASRRLGIPGETLPGVVGAAEFIYRLREQAQRIAVGRRVVVIGAGNTAIDAAVEAAKLGAEVQLAYRRTAADQSAYTFEVELAQRHGVRFEYLTSPVAILGTDCVTGVRWVRNTIDGHGRASAVHAVAGSEFVTACDQVICATGQEKQRELFAALDLALERDKVLVNADFQASRPQYFAGGDCVNGGKEVVNAVAHGRDAARGIDRFLKHTKI